The Methylomarinum vadi genome has a window encoding:
- the rhlB gene encoding ATP-dependent RNA helicase RhlB yields the protein MKQSHLTETRFSNLELSDSIIKGLKEASFINCTPIQDRALPLLLRDKDIAGQAQTGTGKTATFLLATFQRLINDESEQIKNPRALILAPTRELAIQIHKDAIQLSSYLNLKFALIYGGTDYKKQLDRIKSNVDVIIGTPGRIIDFYKQNAFTLNNIQVMVLDEADRMFDLGFIKDIRYLLRRMPPPEKRLNMLFSATMSYKVTELAYEHMNNPVVVKIETEEVTSKAINQVAYCPANEQKIPLLLGLLKKHHPQRSIVFVNTKRSAEELNSYLQANGYKTALLSGDVPQEKRQRLLADFQESKVTLMIATDVAARGLHIPDVSHVFNYDLPQDVEDYVHRIGRTARFGASGEAINFICEEYAYSMPDIEDYIGEKIPVQAISDELLADDIKQPERKPRRKPSPDKRSAKPRRYEHGKAKKSASESASTPENPRSPETA from the coding sequence ATGAAACAATCACATTTGACCGAAACACGCTTCAGTAATTTGGAGCTTTCCGACTCCATCATAAAAGGCTTAAAGGAAGCAAGCTTTATCAATTGTACGCCGATTCAGGACAGAGCTTTGCCTTTGCTGCTTAGGGATAAGGATATAGCCGGCCAGGCCCAGACCGGTACCGGTAAAACCGCTACTTTTCTACTGGCCACCTTTCAACGATTGATCAATGATGAAAGCGAGCAAATAAAAAACCCCCGTGCGTTGATTTTGGCTCCGACCCGTGAATTGGCGATCCAGATTCATAAAGACGCGATTCAATTGAGCTCTTATCTAAATCTGAAGTTCGCTTTAATATATGGGGGCACCGATTACAAAAAACAACTCGATAGGATAAAATCCAACGTCGATGTCATCATCGGCACGCCGGGCCGCATCATCGACTTTTATAAACAAAACGCCTTCACTCTGAACAACATACAGGTTATGGTGCTGGATGAGGCTGATCGTATGTTCGACCTGGGGTTCATCAAGGATATCCGTTATCTCTTAAGACGCATGCCGCCACCGGAAAAACGCCTGAATATGTTGTTTTCGGCGACCATGTCGTACAAGGTCACCGAGTTGGCTTACGAGCACATGAACAATCCGGTGGTGGTCAAGATAGAAACGGAAGAGGTGACCTCCAAGGCCATCAATCAAGTTGCATACTGTCCGGCCAATGAACAAAAAATTCCGTTGTTGCTGGGCCTGCTAAAGAAACATCATCCGCAACGCAGCATCGTCTTCGTCAACACCAAGCGGAGCGCCGAGGAGTTGAACAGTTATCTGCAAGCCAACGGCTATAAAACCGCTTTGTTGAGTGGCGACGTGCCTCAGGAAAAACGGCAACGTCTGCTTGCCGATTTTCAGGAAAGCAAGGTCACACTGATGATCGCGACCGATGTCGCCGCCCGCGGCCTGCATATCCCCGATGTTTCCCATGTCTTCAATTACGACCTGCCCCAGGATGTCGAGGATTATGTTCATCGGATCGGCAGAACCGCGCGTTTCGGAGCCAGCGGCGAAGCGATCAATTTTATTTGCGAGGAATACGCCTATTCGATGCCGGATATCGAGGACTACATCGGCGAAAAAATTCCGGTGCAAGCGATTTCCGACGAATTGCTGGCAGACGATATCAAGCAACCGGAAAGAAAGCCGCGACGCAAACCCTCGCCAGACAAGCGTAGCGCAAAACCCCGCCGCTATGAGCATGGCAAGGCGAAAAAATCCGCTAGCGAATCGGCATCAACTCCCGAAAATCCTCGATCGCCGGAAACTGCGTAA
- the trxA gene encoding thioredoxin TrxA: MSDLVLHVSDAEFNEKVLKSSVPVLVDYWAEWCGPCKMIAPVLDEVAAEYEGKLTVAKLNIDENPEAPQHYGVRGIPTLMIFKDGEVEATKVGALTKSQLTDFIDGNI, encoded by the coding sequence GTGAGTGACTTAGTCCTTCATGTATCAGATGCGGAATTTAATGAAAAGGTGTTAAAGTCAAGCGTCCCAGTGCTTGTTGACTACTGGGCCGAATGGTGTGGGCCCTGTAAAATGATTGCGCCTGTACTGGATGAGGTTGCTGCTGAATACGAGGGTAAACTGACAGTAGCAAAATTGAATATCGACGAAAATCCGGAAGCACCTCAGCATTATGGCGTACGCGGCATTCCGACTTTGATGATTTTCAAGGATGGCGAAGTGGAAGCTACTAAAGTTGGCGCATTGACCAAATCGCAATTAACCGATTTTATCGACGGCAATATTTGA
- the rho gene encoding transcription termination factor Rho, with protein sequence MNLTELKLKPINEIISIAEDLGLENIARARKQELIFAILKSQAKSGEDIFGDGVLEILQDGFGFLRTPGSSYLAGPDDIYVSPSQIRRFGLRTGDTISGKIRPPKDNERYFAMLKVESINFEAPEHAKHKILFSNLTPLFPNQRFRLEQGNGTSEDLTGRIIDLVAPIGKGQRGLIVSPPKAGKTMIMQNIAHAIAENNPECYLIVLLIDERPEEVTEMERCVRGEVVSSTFDEPATRHVQVAEMVIEKARRLVEHKHDVVILLDSITRLARAYNMVVPSSGKLLSGGVDANALEKPKRFFGAARNIEEGGSLTIIATALVDTGSRMDEVIYEEFKGTGNMELHLERKIAEKRVYPAININRSGTRREEYLVDPDELQKTWILRKILQPMDEMAASEFLLGKLKDFKTNEEFFESMKR encoded by the coding sequence ATGAATCTTACCGAGTTAAAACTTAAACCAATTAATGAAATCATTTCCATTGCCGAAGACCTAGGTCTAGAAAATATCGCCAGAGCCCGAAAGCAGGAATTAATTTTTGCCATTCTTAAAAGCCAGGCAAAAAGCGGCGAAGATATTTTTGGCGACGGCGTACTGGAAATACTGCAGGATGGTTTCGGTTTCTTGAGAACGCCGGGAAGCTCTTATCTAGCCGGTCCCGACGATATTTATGTTTCCCCCAGCCAGATCCGGCGATTCGGGTTACGTACCGGCGACACCATCAGCGGCAAAATAAGGCCACCGAAGGACAACGAACGTTACTTCGCGATGCTAAAGGTCGAAAGCATCAACTTCGAGGCTCCGGAACACGCCAAGCACAAAATTCTTTTCTCCAACCTGACTCCTTTATTTCCCAATCAACGCTTCCGACTCGAACAGGGTAACGGTACCAGCGAAGACCTGACCGGGCGCATCATCGACTTAGTCGCGCCTATCGGCAAGGGGCAACGCGGTCTGATCGTTTCACCGCCGAAGGCCGGTAAAACCATGATCATGCAGAACATCGCTCATGCGATTGCGGAGAACAATCCCGAATGTTACCTGATCGTGCTGTTGATCGACGAACGCCCGGAAGAGGTCACGGAAATGGAACGCTGTGTTCGCGGCGAAGTCGTTTCCAGTACGTTCGACGAACCGGCTACCCGGCATGTGCAAGTCGCCGAAATGGTCATCGAAAAAGCCCGTCGCCTGGTCGAACACAAACACGATGTAGTCATCCTGCTAGACTCGATCACCCGCTTGGCCCGTGCCTACAATATGGTCGTGCCATCCTCGGGTAAACTTTTATCGGGTGGTGTCGACGCCAATGCCCTGGAAAAACCGAAACGTTTCTTCGGCGCGGCGAGAAATATCGAGGAGGGCGGCAGCTTGACCATTATCGCGACGGCGCTGGTCGATACCGGTTCGCGCATGGACGAAGTTATTTACGAGGAATTCAAAGGCACCGGTAACATGGAATTGCATTTGGAACGCAAGATCGCGGAAAAACGCGTCTATCCGGCCATCAACATCAACCGTTCCGGTACGCGCCGCGAAGAATATCTGGTCGATCCGGACGAATTGCAAAAAACCTGGATTCTGCGCAAGATTCTTCAACCCATGGACGAAATGGCGGCATCCGAATTTTTGTTGGGTAAACTGAAAGACTTTAAAACCAACGAAGAATTTTTCGAGTCGATGAAACGATAA
- a CDS encoding oxidative damage protection protein, whose product MTRMVKCVKLGIEAEGLEQPPFPGPKGQYIFDHVSKQAWKEWLSMQTMIINERRLASFDPASKKILEEEREKFLFSGGFEMPEGYVPQKD is encoded by the coding sequence ATGACGAGAATGGTTAAATGCGTGAAACTAGGAATCGAAGCGGAAGGACTGGAGCAACCGCCTTTTCCCGGTCCGAAAGGACAATATATTTTCGACCATGTGTCGAAGCAGGCCTGGAAGGAATGGCTGAGCATGCAGACGATGATCATTAACGAAAGGCGTCTGGCCAGTTTCGACCCAGCCTCAAAGAAAATTCTGGAAGAGGAGCGGGAAAAGTTTTTGTTTTCCGGTGGCTTTGAAATGCCTGAGGGCTACGTGCCGCAAAAAGACTGA
- the mutY gene encoding A/G-specific adenine glycosylase yields MTPEIFQQHILDWFDQHGRKDLPWQRDINPYRVWISEIMLQQTQVATVIPYFNRFMARFPNVASLADAPIDEVLQYWSGLGYYARARNLHRAARTIIENGGKFPTTIETVQALPGIGRSTAGAILSIACRQSHPILDGNVKRVLARFHGVHGWSGDSKINKRLWEISARLTPLQRTADYTQAMMDMGATLCTRTKPKCECCPLNSACYAWREDKVAELPSPKPRKIIPVKQSFWLLLRNENNQILLEKRPPAGIWGGLWSLPEFENLDELRRWCQERGFATGSMRKLPGQRHTFSHYHLDYTAVIANCENRNNCVMEASATVWYKTSQIESLGLPAPIKRLLQEQYIEENDDENG; encoded by the coding sequence ATGACGCCGGAAATTTTTCAACAGCACATACTCGACTGGTTCGATCAACACGGACGCAAAGACCTGCCCTGGCAGCGAGATATCAATCCTTATCGGGTCTGGATATCGGAGATCATGCTGCAACAAACCCAGGTTGCCACGGTGATTCCTTATTTCAACCGCTTCATGGCACGTTTTCCGAATGTGGCGAGCCTGGCCGATGCGCCGATAGACGAGGTTTTGCAGTATTGGTCCGGGCTCGGATACTATGCCCGTGCCAGAAACCTGCATCGCGCCGCGCGGACGATAATCGAAAACGGCGGAAAGTTTCCGACAACCATCGAAACAGTGCAAGCCTTGCCCGGAATTGGTCGGTCCACCGCCGGTGCGATATTGAGCATCGCCTGCCGGCAAAGCCATCCGATCTTGGACGGTAACGTCAAGCGCGTCCTGGCGCGCTTTCATGGCGTTCATGGGTGGAGCGGCGACAGTAAAATCAACAAACGGCTTTGGGAGATCAGTGCCCGTTTAACGCCACTACAGCGCACGGCCGACTATACCCAGGCCATGATGGATATGGGGGCGACGCTATGTACCAGGACGAAACCCAAATGCGAGTGCTGTCCGCTGAATTCCGCCTGTTATGCTTGGCGCGAAGATAAGGTCGCTGAACTACCGTCGCCTAAACCCCGCAAAATAATACCGGTCAAGCAAAGTTTTTGGTTGTTGCTGCGAAACGAGAATAATCAAATCTTGCTGGAAAAAAGGCCGCCAGCGGGAATATGGGGTGGGCTGTGGAGCTTGCCGGAATTTGAAAATCTTGACGAACTACGGCGATGGTGTCAAGAACGCGGCTTTGCGACAGGGTCTATGCGTAAGTTGCCCGGCCAACGCCACACGTTTTCCCACTATCATCTCGACTATACCGCAGTGATCGCGAACTGTGAAAACCGCAATAATTGTGTGATGGAAGCAAGCGCCACAGTCTGGTATAAAACCAGTCAAATTGAATCATTAGGTTTACCTGCGCCGATTAAACGTTTATTGCAGGAACAATATATAGAGGAAAACGATGACGAGAATGGTTAA